One part of the Gadus macrocephalus chromosome 8, ASM3116895v1 genome encodes these proteins:
- the LOC132462947 gene encoding elastin-like, translated as MQNEGLRRRSWRRRWPGGPGGVQPGRGGMEGQVAAPHPKGLEAANLEGLETAEVLEETAGLEVEANLEVLESEGLEAAVGTNLEAVVGTNLEGLKAVVGTNLEGLEAVVGTNLEGPAAAAASWRARRRRRRRPGGPGGGGGGGGVLEGPAAASWRAQRRRQRPGGLGGGGGVLEGPAAAAPHPKK; from the exons atgcagaacg aaggactgaggcggaggtcctggaggcggcggtggcctggaggtcctggaggcgtccaacctggaaggggcggcatggagggccaggtggcggctcctcatcca aagggcctggaggcggccaacctggaaggcctggagacggccgaggtcctggaggagacggcgggcctggaggtggaggccaacctggaggtcctggagtcggagggcctggaggcggcggttgggaccaacctggaggcggtggttgggaccaacctggagggcctgaaggcggtggttgggaccaacctggagggcctggaggcggtggttgggaccaacctggag ggcccggcggcggcggcggcgtcctggagggcccggcggcggcggcggcggcgtcctggagggcccggcggcggcggcggcggcggcggcgtcctggagggcccggcggcggcgtcctggagggctcagcggcggcggcagcgtccTGGAGGgctcggcggcggcggtggcgtcctggagggcccggcggcggcggctcctcatcca aagaaatga